The following are encoded in a window of Carassius auratus strain Wakin chromosome 6, ASM336829v1, whole genome shotgun sequence genomic DNA:
- the cdk5r2a gene encoding cyclin-dependent kinase 5 activator 2a gives MGTVLSISPTSRKGGILNEKTDGASGKTEKSLKRHSVLISALTWKRLVAASAKKKSAKKVNPNPPVSQITNPVDQLNSENLKKSQSASERKTKPGPLAVPVPTVPDKSLRSSQTQNASQNGKQVLPVQRQPSSRSIISPRRVIVQASTGELLRCLSEFMCRRCYKLKELSPNEIILWFRNVDRSLLIQGWQDQGFITPANLVFVYLLCREAVTEDISSEYELQATFLTCLYLAYSYMGNEISYPLKPFLVETNKEVFWERSLRIIDKMSAKMLQINSDPHFFTEVFQDLKNEGGSSDTNGRWNNNLDR, from the coding sequence ATGGGCACGGTGCTCTCGATTTCCCCCACGTCCAGAAAAGGTGGGATTCTGAATGAGAAGACGGATGGAGCTAGCGGCAAGACGGAGAAGAGTCTCAAGCGCCATTCGGTGCTGATATCGGCTCTGACGTGGAAGCGGTTAGTCGCTGCCTCTGCCAAGAAGAAGAGTGCCAAGAAAGTGAACCCGAACCCACCCGTTTCTCAGATCACTAACCCAGTTGACCAGCTGAACAGCGAAAATCTTAAGAAGTCTCAGTCAGCCTCCGAGCGCAAGACGAAGCCTGGGCCACTCGCAGTGCCAGTCCCTACAGTACCGGATAAAAGCCTTCGATCCAGTCAAACCCAGAATGCATCCCAGAACGGAAAGCAGGTCCTGCCGGTCCAGCGGCAACCGAGCAGCCGCTCCATCATCTCGCCTAGACGAGTCATCGTGCAAGCCTCCACAGGAGAGCTCCTTCGCTGCCTGAGCGAGTTCATGTGCAGGAGGTGCTACAAACTCAAAGAGCTTAGCCCAAATGAGATCATCCTGTGGTTCCGAAACGTCGACCGGTCGCTGCTCATCCAAGGCTGGCAAGACCAGGGTTTCATCACTCCCGCCAACTTGGTGTTCGTCTACCTGCTCTGCCGGGAGGCGGTGACCGAGGATATTTCCAGCGAGTACGAGCTGCAGGCCACCTTTCTCACCTGCCTCTACCTGGCTTACTCTTACATGGGCAACGAGATCTCGTACCCGCTCAAGCCCTTCCTGGTGGAGACCAACAAGGAGGTGTTCTGGGAGCGCTCCCTGCGGATCATTGACAAAATGAGTGCCAAAATGTTGCAGATCAACTCCGACCCGCATTTCTTCACCGAGGTCTTTCAAGACCTCAAGAACGAGGGTGGCTCGAGCGATACGAACGGAAGATGGAATAATAACCTGGACCGTTAA
- the wnt6a gene encoding protein Wnt-6 yields the protein MMLSMQNNVFLFLIILVTTLTPLQRRVDGNPLVMDPNSICRRTRTLVGRHADMCQSQPEIIQEVAKGARLGMRECQHQFHSRRWNCTSQSRNLAKILQQDIRETAFVYAITAAGVLHAVTQACSQGALPQCGCVTLQSSSETSHDSPTEEVLIQASPLKDGRWEWGGCGDDVDFGYEKSRQFMDTRQRKGKSDIRTLIDLHNNEAGRQAIRIQMRTECKCHGLSGSCTLRSCWRKMPLFRQVGDYLMESFHKAVRVMGGNDGKSLVPIDPDTPTLVANVLIYSAESPDFCQANQRTGTEGTQGRVCNSTETGHGGCDSLCCGKGFADYTLEFEENCQCRFHWCCEVQCQRCSVRKDVSLCL from the exons ATGATGCTCTCAATGCAAAATAACGTCTTCTTGTTCCTTATTATACTCGTAACGACCCTCACACCTCTGCAACGAAG GGTGGATGGCAACCCTTTAGTGATGGATCCCAATAGTATCTGCCGTAGAACTAGAACGTTGGTAGGCAGACATGCCGATATGTGCCAGTCTCAGCCTGAGATAATTCAAGAAGTGGCAAAAGGTGCCCGGTTGGGAATGCGAGAATGCCAGCATCAGTTCCACAGCCGTCGATGGAACTGCACCAGTCAGAGCAGAAACCTGGCCAAGATCCTGCAACAAG ATATCCGGGAAACTGCATTTGTGTATGCTATCACAGCTGCAGGGGTGCTGCATGCAGTAACACAAGCCTGCAGCCAGGGAGCGCTGCCACAGTGTGGCTGTGTGACCCTTCAGAGTTCATCTGAAACTTCCCACGACTCTCCGACAGAGGAGGTACTCATCCAGGCTTCACCTCTCAAAGATGGGCGCTGGGAATGGGGGGGATGTGGAGATGATGTGGACTTTGGCTACGAGAAGTCTCGTCAGTTCATGGACACCAGACAGCGAAAAGGCAAGAGTGACATCAGGACCCTCATCGACCTGCACAACAATGAGGCAGGAAGACAG GCCATACGGATACAAATGCGGACCGAGTGTAAATGTCATGGCCTTTCTGGGTCCTGCACCCTTCGTAGCTGCTGGAGGAAGATGCCTCTCTTCCGTCAGGTCGGTGACTACCTCATGGAGAGCTTTCATAAGGCTGTCCGCGTGATGGGTGGGAATGATGGTAAATCGCTTGTCCCCATCGATCCGGATACCCCTACCCTGGTTGCTAACGTTCTTATCTATTCAGCTGAGTCACCTGATTTCTGCCAGGCCAATCAAAGGACGGGTACAGAAGGCACACAGGGTCGTGTGTGTAACAGCACAGAGACAGGACATGGGGGCTGTGATAGCCTGTGCTGCGGTAAAGGATTTGCAGATTACACACTGGAATTTGAGGAAAACTGTCAGTGTCGGTTTCACTGGTGCTGTGAGGTTCAGTGCCAGAGATGTTCTGTGAGAAAGGACGTCAGTCTTTGCTTGTGA